From a region of the Thioalkalivibrio sp. XN279 genome:
- a CDS encoding error-prone DNA polymerase yields the protein MPPYAELHCLSNFSFLRGASHPAELVERAAELGYRALALTDECSVAGVVRAWEAARECGLKLIIGSEFRLEDGLRLVLLAADREGYGRLCRLITRGRRAAPKGDYRLSRDDLVDGQAGGPPGCLALWLPGQAPDEDEGRWVAAQFPGRAWLAVELFAGGDDAARLAALEALGERLGLPRVAAGDVHMHDPARRPLQDLVTAIRLNTPLHALGRRLFPNGERHLRPRNRLARLYPAALLEESVAIAARCGFTLDELDWRYPAELVPAGQTPASWLRRLTRDGMARRWPGGAPETVRQTVDRELALIEELGYEAYFLTVHDIVRHARSLGILCQGRGSAANSAVCFCLGITEVDPARMSVLFERFISKERNEPPDIDVDFEHERREEVIQYIYAKYGRHRAALAATVIRYRPRSALRDAGKALGLAPLQYDALARAMRWWDGREIAPERVRDAGFDPDNPVIARVLALARQLVGSPRHLSQHVGGFVIADGCLEDLVPVENAAMSERTVIQWDKDDLDAVGMIKVDVLGLGMLSAIRRSFALVEKFCGRGWTLATVPAEDPAVYEMISDADTMGVFQVESRAQMAMLPRLRPRCFYDLVIEIALIRPGPIQGDMVHPYLRRRNGEEAVSYPSEEVRQVLERTLGVPIFQEQVMQLAIVAAGFSAGEADQLRRAMAAWRRKGGLGPFEERLIEGMRARGYTADFAQRIFRQITGFGEYGFPESHSASFALLVYVSAWLKRHEPAAFLCALINSQPMGFYAPSQLVQDARRHGVEVRPVDVAASDWDCTLEPGEAGHEEQPAARLGMRLVAELSAAGAARLVAARREQPFQDVDDLARRARLDRGDLGALARAGALRGLSGHRHRAAWAVAGIEAPLPLLEEASIREGLPLLRAPTEGRDIVADYRSTGLTLGRHPLALLRERLAEDGLVSTGELNAAPHGAYAACAGVVINRQRPGSAKGVMFVTLEDETGQANIVVWQQVSEAWRKPLLGARLLEVAGRVQREGQVVHLVAERMRDRSALLGQLDVRSRDFH from the coding sequence ATGCCGCCGTATGCCGAGTTGCATTGCCTGTCGAACTTCAGTTTCCTGCGCGGCGCCTCCCACCCGGCCGAGCTGGTGGAGCGGGCGGCCGAGCTTGGCTACCGCGCCCTGGCCCTGACCGACGAGTGCTCGGTGGCCGGCGTGGTGCGGGCCTGGGAGGCGGCGCGCGAATGCGGGCTGAAGCTGATCATCGGCAGCGAGTTCCGGCTCGAGGACGGGCTGCGGCTGGTGCTGCTGGCGGCCGACCGCGAGGGCTATGGCCGCCTGTGCCGGCTCATCACGCGCGGCCGGCGCGCGGCGCCCAAGGGCGATTACCGGCTCAGCCGCGACGACCTGGTGGATGGCCAGGCCGGGGGGCCGCCCGGCTGCCTGGCGTTGTGGCTGCCGGGACAGGCGCCGGACGAGGACGAAGGTCGCTGGGTGGCGGCGCAGTTCCCCGGGCGGGCCTGGCTGGCAGTGGAGCTGTTTGCCGGTGGCGACGACGCCGCGCGGCTGGCTGCGCTCGAGGCGCTGGGTGAACGGCTCGGCCTGCCGCGCGTGGCGGCGGGCGACGTGCACATGCACGACCCGGCGCGTCGTCCACTTCAGGACCTGGTGACCGCCATCCGACTCAACACCCCACTGCACGCGCTCGGCCGGCGACTGTTTCCTAATGGCGAGCGTCACCTGCGCCCGCGCAACCGCCTGGCGCGGCTGTACCCGGCAGCACTGCTGGAAGAGAGCGTGGCCATCGCGGCACGCTGTGGCTTCACCCTCGACGAGCTCGACTGGCGTTACCCGGCGGAGCTCGTCCCCGCCGGACAGACGCCGGCCTCCTGGCTGCGTCGACTGACGCGGGACGGCATGGCGCGACGCTGGCCCGGCGGCGCGCCGGAGACGGTGCGCCAGACCGTCGACCGCGAGCTGGCGCTGATCGAGGAACTCGGTTACGAGGCCTACTTCCTCACCGTGCACGACATCGTGCGGCACGCCCGCAGCCTGGGCATCCTGTGCCAGGGTCGCGGCTCCGCGGCGAACTCGGCAGTGTGCTTCTGCCTCGGTATCACCGAGGTGGATCCCGCACGCATGTCGGTGCTGTTCGAGCGGTTCATTTCCAAGGAGCGCAACGAGCCGCCGGACATCGACGTGGACTTCGAGCACGAGCGGCGCGAGGAAGTGATCCAGTACATCTACGCCAAGTACGGCCGCCACCGCGCCGCGCTGGCCGCCACCGTGATCCGCTACCGGCCGCGCAGCGCCCTGCGTGACGCCGGCAAGGCGCTCGGCCTGGCGCCGCTGCAGTACGACGCACTGGCGCGGGCCATGCGCTGGTGGGACGGCCGCGAGATCGCGCCGGAGCGGGTGCGCGACGCCGGCTTCGACCCGGACAACCCCGTGATCGCACGCGTGCTGGCGCTGGCGCGGCAGCTGGTCGGCAGCCCGCGTCACCTGTCCCAGCATGTCGGCGGCTTCGTCATCGCCGACGGCTGCCTGGAGGACCTGGTGCCGGTGGAGAACGCCGCCATGTCCGAGCGCACGGTGATCCAGTGGGACAAGGACGACCTCGACGCCGTCGGCATGATCAAGGTGGATGTGCTCGGGCTGGGCATGTTAAGCGCCATCCGCCGCAGCTTCGCGCTGGTCGAGAAGTTCTGCGGCCGGGGCTGGACTCTGGCCACCGTGCCGGCCGAGGACCCGGCGGTGTACGAGATGATCTCGGATGCCGACACCATGGGCGTGTTCCAGGTCGAGTCGCGCGCCCAGATGGCCATGCTGCCGCGCCTCAGGCCGCGCTGTTTCTACGACCTCGTGATCGAGATCGCCCTCATCCGCCCGGGGCCGATCCAGGGCGACATGGTGCATCCCTACCTGCGGCGCCGGAACGGCGAGGAGGCGGTGAGCTATCCCAGCGAGGAGGTGCGCCAGGTGCTGGAGCGGACGCTGGGCGTGCCCATCTTCCAGGAGCAGGTGATGCAGCTCGCCATCGTCGCGGCCGGCTTCAGCGCCGGCGAGGCCGACCAGCTGCGCCGCGCCATGGCCGCCTGGCGGCGCAAGGGCGGGCTGGGCCCCTTCGAAGAGCGTCTCATCGAGGGCATGCGTGCGCGCGGCTACACCGCGGACTTCGCCCAGCGCATCTTCCGCCAGATCACCGGCTTCGGCGAATACGGCTTTCCCGAGTCCCATTCCGCCAGCTTCGCGCTCCTGGTCTACGTGTCCGCCTGGCTCAAGCGCCATGAGCCGGCGGCTTTCCTGTGCGCGCTCATCAACAGCCAGCCCATGGGCTTCTACGCGCCCTCGCAGCTGGTGCAGGACGCCCGGCGGCACGGCGTGGAAGTGCGGCCAGTCGACGTCGCCGCCAGCGACTGGGACTGCACCCTGGAGCCGGGCGAGGCCGGCCACGAGGAGCAGCCGGCGGCGCGGCTGGGAATGCGGCTGGTCGCGGAATTGTCCGCCGCCGGGGCGGCGCGGCTGGTGGCGGCGCGGCGCGAGCAGCCTTTCCAGGACGTGGACGACCTGGCGCGGCGGGCCCGGCTGGATCGCGGTGATCTCGGCGCGCTGGCGCGCGCCGGGGCGCTACGCGGGCTGTCCGGCCATCGCCATCGCGCCGCCTGGGCCGTGGCAGGGATCGAGGCGCCCCTGCCGCTGCTCGAGGAGGCGTCCATCCGCGAGGGGCTGCCGCTGCTCAGGGCGCCGACCGAGGGCCGCGACATCGTCGCCGACTACCGCAGCACCGGCCTGACGCTGGGCCGCCATCCGCTGGCGCTGCTGCGTGAGCGGCTGGCCGAGGACGGCCTGGTGAGCACCGGCGAGCTGAATGCCGCGCCGCATGGCGCCTACGCCGCCTGCGCCGGCGTCGTCATCAACCGGCAGCGGCCCGGCAGCGCCAAGGGGGTGATGTTCGTGACCCTGGAGGACGAGACCGGCCAGGCCAACATCGTGGTTTGGCAGCAGGTCTCCGAGGCCTGGCGCAAGCCGCTGCTCGGCGCGCGGCT
- a CDS encoding DNA polymerase Y family protein, producing the protein MRQAAAQARPAMSGAPDAPSASAGDDRARPAPLWLCLGLPRLPLEVRAAGREAHEPCVLVGSDGRVVQAGEAAAEAGVAPGLPLNAALALCPGMVVLARDEAAEAAALARLAAWAGAFTSMVSLEPPAALLLEVRGSLRLFGGLEPLRHRLRRALARTGHAGRDAVAPTPLAALWLARAGEREAVTEPAALAGRLGRLRPAVTAWPQATLEKLQSLGVETLADCLRLPRDGFARRVGRGPLADLDRALGRLADPRPAFRLPPRYRAEVELAAETGDTARLQQVAEGLFAELEGFLRACQRAVTRIVVRFRHLGRAPSALGIGLAAPGLEAARFGALFAARLERLALPAPVIALSVEAEPGEALIPVRVGLFGDEPGSEAGLQLVERLRARLGREAVQGLALGDDHRPEASWVVREPGSGAWPAVDSRAAAATRAGALAAALPRAARPSWLLDPPQRLRSRGGRPWHEGELVLERGPERIETGWWDGQGIARDYWVARTPAGARLWVFRQRPDAADVRPQWFLHGVFG; encoded by the coding sequence ATGAGGCAGGCTGCCGCGCAGGCGCGCCCGGCAATGTCCGGGGCGCCGGATGCCCCGTCCGCATCTGCCGGTGATGACCGCGCTCGTCCTGCGCCGTTGTGGCTCTGTCTCGGCTTGCCGCGCCTGCCGCTGGAGGTGCGTGCAGCCGGTCGGGAAGCACACGAGCCCTGCGTGCTGGTTGGCTCCGACGGCCGGGTGGTGCAGGCCGGCGAAGCGGCGGCAGAAGCGGGAGTCGCACCCGGATTGCCGCTCAATGCCGCCCTGGCGTTGTGCCCGGGGATGGTCGTGCTGGCGCGCGACGAGGCGGCGGAAGCGGCGGCGCTGGCGCGCCTCGCGGCCTGGGCCGGGGCGTTCACTTCCATGGTGAGCCTGGAACCGCCGGCGGCGCTGCTGCTGGAGGTGCGCGGCAGCCTGCGGCTGTTCGGCGGCCTGGAGCCGTTGCGGCATCGGCTGCGCCGGGCCCTGGCCCGGACCGGGCATGCGGGACGCGATGCCGTGGCGCCGACGCCGCTGGCGGCCTTGTGGCTGGCGCGCGCCGGCGAGCGGGAGGCCGTCACCGAGCCGGCTGCGCTGGCCGGCCGGCTCGGGCGCCTGCGCCCCGCGGTCACTGCCTGGCCGCAGGCTACGCTGGAAAAGCTGCAGAGCCTCGGTGTCGAGACCCTGGCGGACTGCCTGCGCCTGCCCCGCGACGGCTTTGCGCGCCGCGTCGGCCGCGGCCCGCTGGCAGACCTCGACCGGGCACTGGGCCGCCTGGCCGATCCGCGTCCTGCCTTCCGCCTGCCGCCGCGTTACCGCGCCGAGGTGGAACTGGCGGCAGAGACGGGCGACACGGCCCGGCTGCAACAGGTGGCAGAGGGCCTGTTTGCGGAACTGGAAGGCTTCCTGCGCGCCTGCCAGCGCGCCGTCACCCGCATCGTGGTGCGCTTCCGGCACCTCGGCCGTGCGCCGAGCGCGCTGGGTATCGGCCTGGCGGCGCCGGGGCTGGAGGCGGCCAGGTTCGGGGCGTTGTTCGCCGCACGCCTGGAGCGGCTGGCGCTGCCGGCACCGGTGATCGCGCTGTCGGTGGAGGCTGAGCCCGGCGAAGCGCTGATCCCCGTTCGCGTCGGATTGTTCGGCGACGAGCCCGGCAGCGAAGCCGGGCTGCAGCTGGTCGAGCGCCTGCGGGCACGACTCGGGCGCGAGGCGGTGCAGGGGCTGGCGCTGGGCGACGACCATCGTCCCGAGGCGTCCTGGGTGGTGCGGGAGCCGGGGTCGGGGGCCTGGCCGGCTGTGGACTCCCGCGCGGCTGCGGCGACGCGGGCGGGGGCGCTCGCGGCCGCCTTGCCGCGCGCCGCCAGGCCGAGCTGGCTGCTCGATCCGCCGCAGCGCCTGAGGAGTCGCGGTGGCCGACCCTGGCACGAGGGCGAACTGGTGCTGGAGCGCGGGCCTGAACGCATCGAGACCGGCTGGTGGGACGGGCAGGGGATCGCGCGCGACTACTGGGTGGCGCGGACGCCGGCCGGGGCGCGGCTGTGGGTGTTCCGACAACGGCCGGACGCGGCAGACGTCCGCCCGCAATGGTTCCTGCACGGGGTGTTCGGATGA